The Carassius auratus strain Wakin chromosome 5, ASM336829v1, whole genome shotgun sequence genome includes a window with the following:
- the LOC113073239 gene encoding tenascin-like, whose amino-acid sequence MNAVPRDPASLPKVENLTVSDITPYRFRVSWVADSSEGFSYFQVKVSDSGQLLEPQEFIVPGNQTELDVLGLITGIGYEVSVTGVSGDGLQSRPVTTVAVTGTALCFSTARHSIKSKFHCPSLVV is encoded by the coding sequence ATGAATGCTGTACCACGTGACCCAGCATCATTACCTAAAGTGGAAAACCTCACGGTTTCGGATATTACCCCATACAGATTTCGGGTGTCCTGGGTGGCAGATTCCTCCGAGGGCTTCAGCTATTTTCAGGTAAAGGTGTCGGACTCTGGTCAGCTGCTGGAGCCGCAAGAGTTCATAGTGCCGGGGAACCAGACCGAACTGGATGTTTTGGGCCTGATCACTGGCATTGGCTATGAGGTCAGTGTGACCGGGGTGTCAGGGGATGGGTTACAGTCTCGTCCAGTCACCACAGTGGCTGTTACAGGTACAGCTCTCTGCTTTTCAACTGCACGTCACTCCATCAAATCAAAGTTTCACTGCCCAAGCTTGGTAGTTTAA